A genomic window from Daphnia carinata strain CSIRO-1 chromosome 9, CSIRO_AGI_Dcar_HiC_V3, whole genome shotgun sequence includes:
- the LOC130688838 gene encoding cyclin-dependent kinase 8-like: MDYDFKVRTSVERTKVEDLFEYEGRKIGRGTYGHVYKAKRKETFATSDINKLISADQKEYALKQIEGTGLSMSACREIALLRELKHPNVINLQRVFLSHTDRKVWLLFDYAEHDLWHIIKFHRAAKANKKAVYTPKAMVKSLLYQILDGIHYLHSNWILHRDLKPANILVMGEGIERGRVKIADMGFARLFNSPLKPLADLDPVVVTFWYRAPELLLGARHYTKAIDIWAIGCIFAELLTSEPIFHCRQEDIKTSNPYHHDQLDRIFNVMGFPHDKDWEDIKKMPEHPTLLKDFKRNNYQTCSLMKYMDRYKIKADTKAFHLLSKLLMMDPTKRFTSEAAMADPYFQEDPLPTSDVFAGCPIPYPKREFLSDEEQDDKSDSSKMIAKNPQGQNPAANAPNDQSHGPNAKRVRLAPPHPGNNSGPQMTGGPPDFHGQHVGQQQQPHVQQHPSAQQQQQQQQQQQQQQQQQQQQQQQQQQQQQQQQQQHVSQSGNANHGHGHHPQHPSQQNNMQGGMHPNYSNHPGHPQQQSHPQQNNSFNQRF; the protein is encoded by the exons ATGGATTACGATTTTAAGGTTCGAACTAGCGTAGAACGTACTAAAGTGGAAGATCTCTTTGAATATGAAGGTCGGAAAATTGGTCGCGGTACGTACGGACACGTCTAtaaggcaaaaagaaaagaaacttttgCAACTTCTGACATCAACAAATTGATCAG TGCAGACCAGAAGGAATATGCATTGAAACAGATAGAAGGCACTGGTTTATCAATGTCAGCTTGCCGTGAAATAGCTCTGCTAAGAGAGTTAAAGCATCCAAATGTCATCAATCTTCAGCGTGTCTTCCTCTCCCATACTGACCGCAAAGTATGGCTCCTTTTTGATTATGCAGAACATGACTTATGG CACATCATAAAATTCCATAGAGCAGCTAAAGCCAACAAAAAAGCTGTTTACACACCAAAGGCTATGGTAAAATCATTGCTGTATCAAATTTTGGATGGCATTCACTACTTACATTCTAATTGGATCCTTCATCGTGATTTG AAACCAGCAAACATCTTAGTCATGGGAGAAGGAATTGAAAGAGGAAGAGTAAAAATTGCCGACATGGGATTTGCACGTTTATTTAATTCACCACTGAAACCTCTAGCTGATTTGGATCCAGTCGTTGTGACCTTTTGGTATCGCGCACCAGAACTGCTATTGGGAGCCAGGCACTATACTAAAGCTATTG ATATTTGGGCCATTGGATGTATTTTTGCCGAGCTATTGACATCAGAGCCCATATTTCATTGCCGACAAGAAGATATCAAAACGTCCAATCCATATCATCATGATCAACTAGATAG AATTTTCAATGTCATGGGTTTCCCTCATGATAAAGATTGGGAAGATATCAAGAAAATGCCGGAACACCCTACACTTCTCAAAGATTTTAAACGCAACAA CTATCAAACTTGCTCCCTTATGAAGTATATGGATCGCTATAAAATCAAAGCTGACACTAAAGCTTTTCAtttg CTGTCAAAACTTTTGATGATGGACCCAACAAAGAGGTTTACTTCTGAAGCCGCTATGGCTGACCCTTACTTCCAGGAAGATCCTTTGCCAACCTCTGA CGTGTTTGCTGGGTGCCCTATCCCGTATCCGAAGCGTGAGTTTTTGAGTGACGAAGAGCAAGATGACAAATCTGATAGTAGCAAG ATGATTGCTAAGAACCCACAGGGCCAGAATCCAGCAGCTAACGCCCCCAATGATCAGTCACACGGTCCTAATGCGAAACGAGTACGGTTGGCTCCTCCTCATCCTGGCAATAATAGTGGACCGCAAATGACAGGAGGCCCGCCAGATTTCCACGGTCAGCATGTTggacagcaacaacagccacaCGTCCAGCAGCACCCGTCagcccagcagcagcagcagcagcaacagcaacaacaacaacagcagcagcagcagcagcagcagcagcaacaacaacaacagcaacagcaacagcaacaacaacagcatgTCTCCCAGTCAGGCAATGCTAATCACGGTCACGGTCATCATCCTCAACATCCGTCGCAGCAAAACAATATGCAGGGAGGAATGCATCCGAACTATTCTAATCATCCCGGCCATCCTCAGCAACAGTCGCACCCTCAACAGAACAATTCATTCAATCaaagattttga
- the LOC130688531 gene encoding protein disabled-like has protein sequence MSVQYQKMLTQFSLRLSIVQPLYIVNHYGRGVMECQFSSFCQSNMIRKDPIFKTLMLSRKGTVERPTDVNDPLRFAGEGVTFRAKLIGVLEVNAPRGDRLCQEALGELKMAIKAAGEHKQRIMICIALDGLRLRDERTGDCLYHHAVHKISFIAQDMADPRAFGYIFGSPDQGHRFFGIKTDKHANLVVVAMRDLFQVVYDLKKKDVEKNKQYPFDSSGNKTNGDRHLTDSMDSLDQMLALGSHLNGGRSEMSAIQTADLLNLHAEEKSSGSFDPFATSFTPTSLSNSMAVKPIAGVPLLSMPPAIPPPPSTVGILSCGPTNVSQPDQLKPTVSDTFSDSFVSMAPPLHLTPLVPPPTKSPKVKASTSTMSHYSTIRPRKKSGNDPTSEPMNPPQQTFLPMEMPTTVNALPIPSATKLSSLNVRNIKGNLSPRLNSAATLPRPTSANSSTNSSPRVVDGFDSQPFTANFVVEPAPVAPVERVDVFTELDPLGTGRSRPYIDKKDFFQDLKKTSLGSKMLLKQLSTSQVESVDHQHAKDWHAQLSEDPFGSLHFGPLPEADPFDTQFASMAPPLFSAAFHSSPLVQSSSPPKSISPSGYSKVSKAIKSSSPRPTNSVSSSFTSTPLSAPAAKSSASRYPRGLLRVALPVSQSDSDSEITNEIPQLPSSPIQAQRNQPASGTPENSARSCSPRSSASQLSIHIGSIHMDRGNTPTNGTGDSPLPPQELSSSEDDSSSSSVEDGQLRDPSHHSQSPQHHLRSLQPECISGSAILPMPPQPPPRPPVLRPPPLPPKGQPPLVPQRPVVTPTDELICSGHQTPPLPIPIRKPKQPLSLSNSHSRGQSVSHHTSRENGDEPRPAKQIQSKLNQISLLQLSNMSLAELADTLQLPPARLASMTLTELALRLAELNKNDVKAESKKTRHSEKKFPSSPLYHSAARRKDEDDEEEVGQDDEEEEEEEEEEEEEEEEEEEEEEPEPVAVKVDETEICYKGGKKYEILSDVPEPEDDSATRLSKTCPTANTQLDARTPDISKVSDSDRYAALREIMEQDLAVSSCARTDEPVENDRVPEFANFDDINVLAYSAPQEANVPYSGTPLTSIRKVTSPLFGFEDDFCHVQLNRLTESPYDNTGARPKTTGHTPHPRCNSVSSGSAEFDHFIEEETTVIPTGVPITWSCPEPVDFKLSETPDDEEPEQMEVIGKEDDEVIDDLADKFAAFEARFPANPLEGFGDSFADFDLSANTVVIEPNVPPVSDSFAVDFSAAFNEEKASENQLKTKEKQTVKKSTSVNIFSRVDDPFDDDFFQPDLPITTAATSSVTAPSNSHMVKQPSVQVFNTIVEDPFAWVQPFDDNVQFDDVDDEFTL, from the exons ATGTCAGTACAATACCAGAAGATG TTAACGCAATTTTCCCTTCGGCTCAGTATTGTGCAGCCTTTATACATCGTGAATCACTATGGACGAG GTGTGATGGAATGCCAGTTCTCATCGTTCTGCCAGTCCAACATGATTCGCAAGGATCctattttcaaaactcttATGCTGTCCCGTAAAG GGACAGTAGAGAGACCAACTGATGTAAATGATCCACTACGGTTTGCTGGTGAAGGTGTTACTTTTCGTGCCAAGCTAATAGGAGTTTTGGAGGTAAATGCCCCCAGAGGAGACAGACTTTGTCAAGAAGCACTTGGAGAGTTGAAAATGGCCATTAAAGCTGCTGGGGAACATAAACAAAGGATTATGATTTGCATAGCCCTGGATGGACTCCGGTTGAGGGACGAACGAACTGGG GATTGCCTGTATCACCACGCTGTTCATAAGATTTCTTTTATAGCGCAAGATATGGCAGATCCTAGGGCATTCGGATACATTTTTGGTTCTCCCGATCAGGGTCATCGTTTCTTTGGCATCAAAACGGATAAACATGCAAACTTA GTTGTTGTTGCTATGAGAGACTTATTTCAAGTTGTATACgatttaaagaagaaagatgtTGAGAAGAACAAGCAATACCCATTCGACAGCAGTGGCAACAAGACG aatGGTGATAGGCATTTAACTGACTCCATGGATAGCCTGGATCAAATGTTGGCCTTGGGAAGCCACTTGAATGGTGGGCGATCGGAAATGTCAGCCATTCAGACAGCTGATTTGTTAAATCTACATGCTGAGGAGAAATCAAGTGGCTCTTTCGATCCTTTTGCCACATCATTTACTCCAACAAGCTTGTCAAATTCCATGGCAGTAAAACCAATTGCGGGGGTCCCTCTGTTGTCGATGCCGCCAGCTATCCCGCCCCCGCCCTCTACAGTTGGGATACTGTCATGTGGGCCAACTAACGTTTCCCAGCCAGATCAGCTGAAGCCAACTGTGTCGGACACTTTCAGTGATTCTTTCGTCTCCATGGCACCGCCACTTCACCTCACTCCACTGGTTCCTCCACCGACAAAGTCACCAAAAGTTAAAGCTTCCACTTCCACCATGTCACATTATTCTACAATTCGGCCGAGGAAGAAGTCTGGCAACGACCCAACCTCAGAGCCAATGAATCCCCCACAGCAAACGTTTCTACCTATGGAAATGCCGACCACCGTTAACGCCTTACCCATACCGTCTGCCACGAAACTGTCATCGTTGAATGTGCGCAATATAAAGGGTAATCTCTCTCCTAGATTGAATTCGGCAGCAACTTTACCGCGACCCACCAGCGCCAATTCCAGTACGAACTCATCCCCTCGCGTCGTTGATGGTTTTGATAGCCAGCCTTTCACAGCAAATTTTGTCGTAGAACCCGCACCGGTTGCACCTGTAGAGCGTGTCGATGTCTTCACTGAGTTGGATCCACTAGGCACTGGACGTAGTCGACCTTATATAGACAAGAAGGATTTTTTTCAAGATCTGAAAAAGACATCGCTTGGATCTAAAATGCTGCTCAAACAATTGAGCACCTCGCAAGTTGAAAGTGTTGATCATCAGCATGCAAAAGATTGGCATGCGCAGTTATCTGAAGATCCGTTTGGTAGCTTGCACTTTGGCCCTTTGCCCGAGGCCGATCCGTTTGATACCCAATTCGCCTCCATGGCTCCTCCGCTTTTCTCTGCTGCTTTCCACTCATCACCGTTAGTCCAGTCATCTTCACCTCCCAAATCTATTTCCCCTAGTGGTTATTCAAAGGTCTCTAAAGCAATAAAATCCTCATCCCCTCGCCCGACAAACTCCGTATCCTCGTCTTTCACGAGTACCCCTCTGTCAGCCCCTGCTGCCAAGTCCAGCGCTTCCCGCTATCCACGAGGATTACTACGTGTAGCTCTTCCTGTTAGTCAATCGGATAGTGATAGTGAGATTACCAATGAGATCCCTCAACTACCTTCATCACCGATCCAGGCTCAGCGTAATCAGCCCGCTAGCGGAACCCCAGAAAACAGCGCTCGAAGTTGCTCACCACGGAGTTCAGCCTCGCAGCTGTCAATCCATATCGGTTCTATTCACATGGATAGAGGAAATACTCCCACAAATGGCACTGGCGATTCGCCCCTTCCACCTCAAGAGCTATCGTCAAGCGAGGATGATTCATCGTCCAGTTCGGTTGAGGATGGCCAGTTAAGAGACCCCTCACACCACTCTCAGTCACCGCAGCACCATTTGCGGTCGTTACAACCAGAATGTATATCGGGCTCTGCAATACTTCCTATGCCACCACAGCCACCTCCTCGCCCGCCTGTCCTCCGGCCGCCACCATTGCCACCCAAAGGGCAACCACCACTCGTACCACAACGGCCAGTCGTCACACCAACTGATGAACTAATCTGTAGTGGGCATCAAACTCCACCGCTTCCCATTCCCATTCGAAAACCCAAACAACCACTGTCGTTATCTAATTCCCATTCTAGGGGACAAAGCGTCTCACATCATACGTCACGAGAAAATGGAGACGAACCGCGTCCTGCCAAACAAATTCAATCTAAACTGAATCAAATTTCTCTTTTGCAACTTTCTAACATGTCGCTAGCTGAATTAGCCGACACCCTTCAGTTGCCCCCCGCGAGGCTAGCCAGTATGACATTAACGGAGTTAGCCTTACGGTTAGCCGAATTGAATAAGAATGATGTAAAGGCTGAATCTAAGAAAACACGCCATTCCGAAAAGAAATTCCCATCATCCCCACTGTACCACTCAGCAGCTAGAAGGAAAGACGAGGATGATGAAGAGGAAGTGGGGCAggacgacgaagaggaagaggaggaagaagaggaagaggaagaagaagaagaggaagaggaggaagaagaagaaccagAACCCGTTGCAGTTAAAGTAGATGAAACAGAGATTTGTTACAAAGGTGGAAAGAAGTACGAAATACTCAGTGATGTTCCTGAACCAGAAGATGACTCAGCTACGCGACTATCTAAGACGTGCCCAACCGCAAATACTCAATTAGATGCTCGCACACCCGATATCTCAAAAGTGTCTGATAGCGACCGATACGCTGCCCTTAGAGAAATCATGGAGCAAGATCTGGCTGTTTCGTCTTGTGCTCGAACGGATGAACCAGTGGAAAACGACCGGGTTCCCGAATTCGCTAATTTTGATGATATAAATGTTCTTGCTTATTCTGCACCACAGGAAGCTAACGTTCCGTACAGTGGCACCCCACTCACGTCTATTCGGAAAGTAACCTCACCCCTTTTCGGATTCGAAGATGATTTTTGTCATGTCCAGTTAAATCGATTGACGGAATCGCCGTATGACAACACTGGTGCCCGACCAAAGACTACCGGACACACACCACATCCTAGGTGTAACTCTGTGTCTTCTGGAAGCGCAGAATTTGACCATTTTATAGAGGAGGAGACGACCGTCATACCAACCGGAGTCCCTATCACCTGGAGCTGCCCAGAGCCGGTGGATTTTAAATTGTCTGAAACGCCTGATGATGAAGAGCCAGAACAAATGGAAGTCATTGGCAAAGAAGATGACGAAGTCATTGATGATCTGGCTGATAAATTCGCAGCTTTCGAGGCCCGCTTTCCTGCCAACCCCCTCGAAGGATTTGGAGATTCTTTTGCGGATTTTGACCTTTCCGCAAATACGGTCGTTATCGAACCAAATGTCCCGCCTGTGTCGGATTCGTTTGCCGTCGATTTTAGTGCAGCTTTCAATGAAGAGAAGGCTTCAGAGAATCAGCTAAagaccaaagaaaaacagactgTCAAAAAATCCACATCAGTCAATATATTTTCTCGAGTAGACGATCCCTTCGACGACGATTTCTTCCAACCTGACCTGCCTATTACTACTGCTGCTACAAGCTCTGTTACAGCACCTTCTAATTCTCACATGGTCAAACAGCCATCGGTTCAAGTTTTTAACACTATTGTTGAAGACCCTTTCGCTTGGGTTCAACCCTTTGACGATAACGTTCAATTTGATGACGTTGATGATGAATTCACACTCTAA
- the LOC130688937 gene encoding uncharacterized protein LOC130688937 isoform X1 produces the protein MLYGAFFHIPPSAILLTFELLFKVSCRNSNNMDFSHLIRGTREFFQGHPGKPKDNGVGIVPPFIHFPEAKTGVKRNHETSYNLQSHSQVIKSNCPTQSSIHGTMPQYYSEPYSKNFTSNQQSQSSQQVEEFNVPIMEVNHRNWIQPTAMYPAHTPRIQYGEKKVWQQNIYAEGGNVSSNIRLHHNQPIPAVVTTNPRIVTPAACQGHRQHASVKNNECMVPTVNHLHRGLPEASDCSSYSANFVRPTFVQDSRSKSVQQSQRTVASRDNVNLTSFRESGRQPTFRKLYNESLPLASDWRNQAEHTSAPVSCDCLFNRPCPLHRYSKQQDIPTLEQQSSEWDSRIQNISIGNKFTRQKYEYTSLGLPGERTNVLQNPEMMVRHQTSFQQNCQIQELPNTTSSNITFAPFRANVEANASPRLSTDFRPHRQTYLSELSEIKTENNLGSEVVGGVSVIQQPKHYATVSAVEATRKNEERVSVINYPKHHHLNNTSVTLPNVLFSKNTKDQPVSADVLVSWPKKELATHESKRFQSGASAVSNVLQNQVSLAVDYSNNKSLEGQPDRITKPPKLKMQCLEKPLIHIPSTDNFFIDSTPVKSDPIVSDEKWEEWKSSFDTEWNAFVQDLSASGNIKRIYRVTQPMPRKIKRREKTQPKPIKSNLDSKLPTITDFSSDEDIPLSLRRKAKEDQCNKIL, from the exons ATGTTATACGGTGCTTTTTTTCATATCCCTCCTTCTGCTATTCTGTTAACTTTTGAGTTGCTTTTTAAAGTGTCTTGTAGGAATTCAAACAACATGGATTTTTCCCATTTAATTCGAGGAACACGCGAATTCTTCCAAGGACACCCAGGAAAACCCAAAGATAATGGTGTTGGCATTGTACCAccattcattcattttcctGAAGCTAAAACTGGTGTAAAAAGGAATCATGAGACATCATACAATTTACAGTCTCATTCGCAAGTGATTAAATCAAACTGTCCTACTCAGTCAAGCATCCATGGAACAATGCCCCAATATTATTCTGAGCCTTACTCAAAAAATTTTACCAGCAACCAACAGAGCCAGTCTTCACAGCAAGTCGAAGAATTTAATGTGCCGATTATGGAAGTTAACCATCGTAATTGGATTCAGCCCACTGCCATGTACCCTGCTCATACACCCAGAATTCAGtatggtgaaaaaaaagtgtggcAACAAAACATCTATGCAGAAGGTGGTAATGTTTCATCAAATATTCGTTTACATCATAACCAGCCCATCCCGGCTGTTGTAACCACAAACCCTCGTATAGTTACACCAGCGGCATGTCAAGGTCACCGACAGCACGCTTCAgtgaaaaacaatgaatgCATGGTTCCCACTGTTAATCATTTGCATCGGGGACTGCCGGAAGCAAGTGATTGTTCCTCATATTCAGCAAATTTCGTTAGACCGACATTTGTTCAAGATAGTAGATCCAAAAGTGTGCAGCAATCTCAACGTACTGTAGCTTCGCGGGACAATGTAAACTTAACGAGTTTTCGAGAAAGTGGTCGCCAGCCAACATTCAGAAAATTGTACAACGAATCCTTGCCTTTAGCATCGGATTGGCGTAATCAGGCGGAACATACGTCAGCGCCTGTTTCCTGTGATTGTCTGTTTAATCGACCGTGTCCCCTGCACCGATATTCGAAGCAACAGGACATACCAACTCTCGAACAGCAGAGCTCAGAATGGGATTCAAGGATCCAGAACATTTCGATCGGGAATAAATTTACAAGACAAAAATACGAGTATACTTCATTAGGGCTTCCTGGTGAACGAACGAATGTTCTTCAAAATCCGGAAATGATGGTACGTCATCAGACCTCTTTTCAACAGAACTGTCAAATCCAAGAGCTTCCAAACACAACTTCAAGTAATATTACCTTCGCACCATTCCGTGCAAATGTGGAAGCTAATGCATCTCCTCGCCTTTCAACTGATTTTCGTCCACACCGGCAAACCTATTTAAGCGAATTGTCAGAGATAAAAACTGAGAATAACTTAGGCAGTGAAGTAGTCGGTGGAGTTAGTGTCATTCAACAGCCAAAACATTATGCAACAGTTTCGGCAGTGGAGGCAACGAGGAAAAATGAAGAGCGCGTGAGTGTTATTAATTATCCAAAACACCATCATCTCAACAACACCAGTGTTACATTGcctaatgttttattttcaaaaaataccAAAGACCAGCCAGTTTCCGCGGATGTTTTGGTTTCTTGGCCGAAAAAAGAACTGGCTACTCACGAAAGCAAAAGATTCCAATCGGGTGCCTCTGCCGTTTCTAATGTGCTGCAAAACCAAGTCAGTCTAGCTGTTGACTATTCTAACAATAAGTCACTAGAAGGGCAACCCGACAGAATAACGAAACCACCTAAATTAAAGATGCAGTGTCTCGAAAAGCCACTGATCCATATCCCATCAAccgataatttttttattgattcaacGCCAGTAAAATCAGATCCCATAGTTTCCGACGAGAAGTGGGAGGAGTGGAAAAGCTCGTTTGATACAGAATGGAATGCCTTCGTTCAAGACTTGTCCGCTTCTGGGAACATCAAAAGAATATACag GGTGACTCAACCAATGCCAAGAAAGataaaacgaagagaaaagacTCAACCAAAACCTATCAAAAGCAATTTAGATTCGAAATTACCGACCATCACGGATTTTTCGTCTGACGAGGACATTCCGCTAAGCTTGCGGAGGAAAGCCAAGGAAGATCAatgtaataaaattttatga
- the LOC130688937 gene encoding uncharacterized protein LOC130688937 isoform X2, with the protein MDFSHLIRGTREFFQGHPGKPKDNGVGIVPPFIHFPEAKTGVKRNHETSYNLQSHSQVIKSNCPTQSSIHGTMPQYYSEPYSKNFTSNQQSQSSQQVEEFNVPIMEVNHRNWIQPTAMYPAHTPRIQYGEKKVWQQNIYAEGGNVSSNIRLHHNQPIPAVVTTNPRIVTPAACQGHRQHASVKNNECMVPTVNHLHRGLPEASDCSSYSANFVRPTFVQDSRSKSVQQSQRTVASRDNVNLTSFRESGRQPTFRKLYNESLPLASDWRNQAEHTSAPVSCDCLFNRPCPLHRYSKQQDIPTLEQQSSEWDSRIQNISIGNKFTRQKYEYTSLGLPGERTNVLQNPEMMVRHQTSFQQNCQIQELPNTTSSNITFAPFRANVEANASPRLSTDFRPHRQTYLSELSEIKTENNLGSEVVGGVSVIQQPKHYATVSAVEATRKNEERVSVINYPKHHHLNNTSVTLPNVLFSKNTKDQPVSADVLVSWPKKELATHESKRFQSGASAVSNVLQNQVSLAVDYSNNKSLEGQPDRITKPPKLKMQCLEKPLIHIPSTDNFFIDSTPVKSDPIVSDEKWEEWKSSFDTEWNAFVQDLSASGNIKRIYRVTQPMPRKIKRREKTQPKPIKSNLDSKLPTITDFSSDEDIPLSLRRKAKEDQCNKIL; encoded by the exons ATGGATTTTTCCCATTTAATTCGAGGAACACGCGAATTCTTCCAAGGACACCCAGGAAAACCCAAAGATAATGGTGTTGGCATTGTACCAccattcattcattttcctGAAGCTAAAACTGGTGTAAAAAGGAATCATGAGACATCATACAATTTACAGTCTCATTCGCAAGTGATTAAATCAAACTGTCCTACTCAGTCAAGCATCCATGGAACAATGCCCCAATATTATTCTGAGCCTTACTCAAAAAATTTTACCAGCAACCAACAGAGCCAGTCTTCACAGCAAGTCGAAGAATTTAATGTGCCGATTATGGAAGTTAACCATCGTAATTGGATTCAGCCCACTGCCATGTACCCTGCTCATACACCCAGAATTCAGtatggtgaaaaaaaagtgtggcAACAAAACATCTATGCAGAAGGTGGTAATGTTTCATCAAATATTCGTTTACATCATAACCAGCCCATCCCGGCTGTTGTAACCACAAACCCTCGTATAGTTACACCAGCGGCATGTCAAGGTCACCGACAGCACGCTTCAgtgaaaaacaatgaatgCATGGTTCCCACTGTTAATCATTTGCATCGGGGACTGCCGGAAGCAAGTGATTGTTCCTCATATTCAGCAAATTTCGTTAGACCGACATTTGTTCAAGATAGTAGATCCAAAAGTGTGCAGCAATCTCAACGTACTGTAGCTTCGCGGGACAATGTAAACTTAACGAGTTTTCGAGAAAGTGGTCGCCAGCCAACATTCAGAAAATTGTACAACGAATCCTTGCCTTTAGCATCGGATTGGCGTAATCAGGCGGAACATACGTCAGCGCCTGTTTCCTGTGATTGTCTGTTTAATCGACCGTGTCCCCTGCACCGATATTCGAAGCAACAGGACATACCAACTCTCGAACAGCAGAGCTCAGAATGGGATTCAAGGATCCAGAACATTTCGATCGGGAATAAATTTACAAGACAAAAATACGAGTATACTTCATTAGGGCTTCCTGGTGAACGAACGAATGTTCTTCAAAATCCGGAAATGATGGTACGTCATCAGACCTCTTTTCAACAGAACTGTCAAATCCAAGAGCTTCCAAACACAACTTCAAGTAATATTACCTTCGCACCATTCCGTGCAAATGTGGAAGCTAATGCATCTCCTCGCCTTTCAACTGATTTTCGTCCACACCGGCAAACCTATTTAAGCGAATTGTCAGAGATAAAAACTGAGAATAACTTAGGCAGTGAAGTAGTCGGTGGAGTTAGTGTCATTCAACAGCCAAAACATTATGCAACAGTTTCGGCAGTGGAGGCAACGAGGAAAAATGAAGAGCGCGTGAGTGTTATTAATTATCCAAAACACCATCATCTCAACAACACCAGTGTTACATTGcctaatgttttattttcaaaaaataccAAAGACCAGCCAGTTTCCGCGGATGTTTTGGTTTCTTGGCCGAAAAAAGAACTGGCTACTCACGAAAGCAAAAGATTCCAATCGGGTGCCTCTGCCGTTTCTAATGTGCTGCAAAACCAAGTCAGTCTAGCTGTTGACTATTCTAACAATAAGTCACTAGAAGGGCAACCCGACAGAATAACGAAACCACCTAAATTAAAGATGCAGTGTCTCGAAAAGCCACTGATCCATATCCCATCAAccgataatttttttattgattcaacGCCAGTAAAATCAGATCCCATAGTTTCCGACGAGAAGTGGGAGGAGTGGAAAAGCTCGTTTGATACAGAATGGAATGCCTTCGTTCAAGACTTGTCCGCTTCTGGGAACATCAAAAGAATATACag GGTGACTCAACCAATGCCAAGAAAGataaaacgaagagaaaagacTCAACCAAAACCTATCAAAAGCAATTTAGATTCGAAATTACCGACCATCACGGATTTTTCGTCTGACGAGGACATTCCGCTAAGCTTGCGGAGGAAAGCCAAGGAAGATCAatgtaataaaattttatga